Proteins co-encoded in one Thermodesulfobacteriota bacterium genomic window:
- the hcp gene encoding hydroxylamine reductase → MFCYQCEQTAKGTGCTVSGVCGKPPDVATLQDLLVHAAKGIGYWADMARAVGGKDEEIDRFVIDALFATVTNVDFDPDAVAALVAEATRVQKKAKELFEKKNGRAFSGFVPPAAKPWELPADRAEQLALGERHGVKDPRADADIHSLRQVILYGVKGYAAYAHHARVLGKESEEIYAFTHRTLASLINEKLDLGEYVGIALEVGRVNYVTMELLNQAHIERFGSPVPTPVQLGTKAGKAILVSGHDLRFLEEILKQTEGTGVNVYTHGEMLPAHGYPGLKKYAHLAGNFGGAWQDQHKELVDFPGAIIFNTNCIQRPADGYKDRLFTWGLVRWPGVKHVDGWDFSAVVRKAQECKGFDEKPGQQILVGFGHDAVLGVADKVIDAVKKGAIKRFFVVGGCDGAKPGRNYYTELVEKSPKDTVILTVACGKYRFNKLELGDIGGIPRLLDVGQCNDTYSAVRIAVALAEAFKCGVNDLPLSIILSWYEQKAVAVLLTLLYLGIKNIKIGPSLPAFVTPNVLNFLVEKYNIGPIGTPEGDLQAALGS, encoded by the coding sequence ATGTTCTGTTACCAGTGCGAGCAGACCGCAAAGGGAACCGGGTGCACCGTTTCGGGCGTCTGCGGCAAGCCGCCTGACGTCGCGACGCTCCAGGACCTGCTGGTCCACGCCGCGAAAGGGATCGGCTATTGGGCCGACATGGCCCGCGCCGTGGGCGGCAAGGACGAAGAGATCGACCGTTTCGTGATCGACGCGCTGTTCGCCACCGTCACCAACGTCGATTTCGACCCGGACGCCGTCGCGGCCCTCGTCGCGGAGGCGACGCGCGTGCAGAAGAAGGCGAAGGAGCTCTTCGAGAAAAAGAACGGCCGCGCCTTCAGCGGGTTCGTCCCCCCCGCCGCCAAGCCCTGGGAGCTGCCGGCGGACCGCGCGGAGCAGCTCGCGCTGGGCGAGCGGCACGGCGTGAAGGACCCCCGGGCCGACGCCGACATCCACTCCCTGCGCCAGGTCATCCTTTACGGCGTCAAGGGATACGCCGCCTACGCGCACCACGCGCGCGTCCTCGGCAAGGAATCGGAGGAGATCTACGCCTTCACGCACCGGACGCTGGCGAGCCTGATCAACGAGAAGCTCGACCTCGGCGAGTACGTCGGGATCGCCCTGGAGGTCGGCCGCGTCAACTACGTCACGATGGAGCTTCTCAACCAGGCGCACATCGAGCGGTTCGGCTCCCCCGTCCCCACGCCGGTCCAGCTCGGCACGAAGGCCGGCAAGGCGATCCTGGTCTCCGGGCACGACCTGCGGTTCCTCGAGGAGATCCTCAAGCAGACGGAAGGCACCGGCGTCAACGTGTACACCCACGGCGAGATGCTCCCGGCCCACGGCTATCCCGGGCTGAAGAAGTACGCCCACCTGGCCGGCAACTTCGGCGGCGCCTGGCAGGACCAGCACAAGGAGCTCGTCGACTTCCCCGGCGCCATCATCTTCAACACCAACTGCATCCAGCGCCCGGCCGACGGCTACAAGGACCGGCTGTTCACCTGGGGGCTGGTCCGGTGGCCCGGCGTGAAGCACGTCGACGGATGGGACTTTTCCGCGGTCGTCAGGAAGGCGCAGGAGTGCAAGGGATTCGACGAGAAGCCCGGGCAGCAGATCCTCGTCGGATTCGGCCACGACGCGGTGCTCGGCGTGGCCGACAAGGTCATCGACGCGGTGAAGAAGGGGGCCATCAAGCGCTTCTTCGTCGTCGGCGGCTGCGACGGCGCCAAGCCGGGGCGCAACTACTACACCGAGCTGGTGGAGAAAAGCCCCAAGGACACGGTGATCCTTACGGTGGCGTGCGGGAAGTACCGTTTCAACAAGCTGGAGCTGGGCGACATCGGCGGCATCCCGCGGCTGCTCGACGTCGGGCAGTGCAACGACACCTACTCCGCGGTGCGGATCGCCGTGGCGCTGGCCGAGGCCTTCAAGTGCGGCGTGAACGACCTGCCGCTCTCCATCATCCTCTCCTGGTACGAGCAGAAGGCGGTCGCCGTTCTCCTGACGCTGCTGTACCTGGGGATAAAGAACATCAAGATCGGCCCGAGCCTGCCGGCGTTCGTCACGCCCAACGTGCTCAACTTCCTGGTCGAAAAGTACAACATCGGCCCCATCGGCACCCCCGAGGGCGACCTCCAGGCGGCCCTCGGATCATAA